One segment of Solanum lycopersicum chromosome 1, SLM_r2.1 DNA contains the following:
- the LOC101266361 gene encoding agamous-like MADS-box protein AGL62: MRKPNGRKKIEIAKIQNQTNLQVTFSKRRAGLFKKASELSTLCGANVAIVSFSPSNKVYACGHPSVESIVDKFIGENTPPETDDLNPIIVAHQNANNDEINKNLNKLERSLERERKHGQALQALRTEPSNEKHSFFDLKILCESLETADKKVEKLASQLMECGIEFPYKTIGSALAPLRSRESSSSVSGEGSSGSGE, translated from the coding sequence ATGAGAAAACCTAATGGCcgcaaaaaaattgaaattgcaaagattcaaaatcaaaccaacTTACAAGTAACATTCTCAAAAAGACGTGCCGGCCTATTTAAAAAGGCAAGTGAGCTCTCGACTTTGTGTGGTGCTAATGTAGCTATTGTATCTTTTTCTCCTAGCAACAAAGTATACGCATGTGGACACCCTTCCGTCGAGTCAATTGTGGATAAATTTATCGGAGAGAATACTCCACCTGAAACTGATGATCTTAACCCCATCATTGTAGCTCATCAAAATGCCAATAATGATGAAATCAATAAAAATCTGAACAAGTTGGAGAGATCACTcgaaagagaaagaaaacatGGGCAAGCACTTCAAGCATTGAGGACAGAACCTTCAAATGAAAAACATAGTTTTTTTGACCTTAAGATCTTGTGCGAGTCCTTGGAGACTGCagataaaaaagttgaaaaactaGCAAGCCAACTTATGGAGTGTGGTATTGAATTCCCATATAAAACCATTGGAAGTGCGCTCGCTCCTTTAAGATCTAGGGAAAGCAGTTCGTCCGTTTCCGGCGAAGGGTCATCTGGATCCGGTGAATAA